Within the Corynebacterium afermentans subsp. lipophilum genome, the region CTGGCCTTGCTTCACGTTGTAGGAGAAGCGCGACACGGTCCACTTGCGCTGCTTCGCCTCATCGGTGCCGGCGAACAGTTTGCGCACACCGTCGAAAAGCCCGGTGTAGGTGGCAAGCGTCGAGCGCGGCGTGCGCCCGATGGGCTTCTGGGTGATCTGCACGACTCGGCTCACCGCCTCGAAGCCTTCTTGCTTATCGACGTTCCATCCGACCTCCCCTGCCCCAGCACCATCAGCGGCCTCGTCCTCCTCATCGACGACGGTGGACGCCGCCTCGCGCAGCACCCCGGCGAGCACAGTGCTGACGAGTGTGGACTTGCCGGAGCCGGACACGCCCGCCACGGCGGTGAACTGGCCCATCCCAAACGAGACATCCACCCCTTCGATGGAGCGGGCCGAAACGCCAGACAAGGCTAGCGCCCCGGTGGCGGACCGTGGGTCGTCGTTAAGCGAAAATGCCCGGTTCGCCAACGCCCTCGCAGTGGGCGCGTCGCCGGTGTACTCGCTGGTGGGGCCGGCATACACCACCTCGCCGCCGCGTTCGCCGGCAAGAGGGCCAACGTCCACGAGATAGTCAGTCTGGGCGACAAGTTCCATGTCGTGCTCGACCAAGAGCACCGAGTTGCCCGCGTCGATGAAGCGGCGGCAGATGTCCAGCACAGCGCCGCGCTCGGCGGGGTGCAGGCCGGCGGACGGCTCGTCCAGCACATACGCCACGCCGAACAGACCCGAGCGCAGCTGGGCGGACAGGCGGATGCGCTGCAGCTCACCGGCGGACAGCGTCGGTGCGGGGCGGTCCAGGCTCAAGTGCGCAAGGCCCAGATCAAGCGCGGACTGCAGGGCGGGCAGGATCTGCTTGAGCAGCAGGTCCTCGGCCGAACCTTCAGACGGATCCTGCGCGGCGAGCACCTCGTAGACCTTATCCAGCGGCAGGGCGCCGAGCTCGTCGATAGGCATCCCTGCGTAGGTGACCTTGAGTGCTTCCGGGTTGAGGCGGCGGCCGTGGCAGGTCTCGCACACGCGCGACTCCATGTAGGACAGCACGCGTTTGCGCAGGGTATCGGACTGGGTCTCAGCGAGCGTGTTGGTCAAATACGACGCCACCGAGCGCCACGTGCCCTTGTAGTTGCGCTGGATCTGGTCCTCGCCGCGCAGGGGCTTGACGGTGACCACAGGGCGCTCCTCGGTGAACAGGATCCACTCGCGGTCTTCCTTGGGCAGCTCCTGCCAGGGCGAATCCAGGTCGTAGCCCAGGGTGGCCAGGATGTCGTGGAAGTTCTTGCCCGCCCACGCGCCGGGCCAGGCCTTAATGGCGCCGTCCTCGATGGACAGCGTCGGGTCCGGCACCATGGATTCCTCGGTGGGCTCGTGCACCACGCCGGTGCCCTGGCACGTCGGGCACATGCCCTCGGGCGTGTTCGGGGAGAACGAGTCGGAGTACAGCCCCTTCGGGTTGTCGCCCGCGCGCGAGTACAACAGGCGGATGCTGTTGGACAGCGCGGAGACGGTGCCCACGGTCGAGCGCGCGCCGCCGCTGGAGGTGGACTGCTCCAACGCCACCGTCGGTGGCAACCCCTCCACCGACCCGACCTGCGGGTCCACCGCCGAGCCGATCAGACGGCGGGCAAACGGCGCGACCGATTCGAGGTAGCGGCGCTGGCCCTCGCCGTGGATGGTGCCGAACGCGAGCGAGGACTTGCCCGAGCCGGACACACCGGTCACCGCGACGAGTGTGCCGCGCGGGATGTCCACATCCACGTTGCGGAGGTTGTGCAGGTGGGCGTCGCGAACTTCAATTCCAGGCATGCCCACCAGCCTAACTACTTAGGGGTTGCGCGTGTCCTCGCCGAGTTGGTGGACGTGAATGGTGTTGGTCGTGCCCGCGACACCCGGCGGGGTGCCGGCGACAACGACCATGGTGTCGCCCTCCTTGTACTGCTCCATTGCCAAAAGCTGGCGGTCCACCACCTTGATCATGTCGTCGGTGCTGTGGACCTGCTCGCATAGGAACGTCTCCGCGCCCCACGTCATGGCCAGCTGCGAGCGCACCTGCTGCACCGGCGTGAACACCAGAAGCGGCAGGTCCGGGTGCAGGCGCGCCACGCGGCGTGCGGTGTCGCCGGAGGTGGTGAACGTGACAATCGCGCGCGCGTTGAGGCGGTCGGCGATGTCGTTCGCCGAATAGGACACCACGCCGCGCTTCGTGCGCGGGATGTGGTTCAGCGGCGGCACGCTGCCCATGGTCTCGGCAGAGCGGACGATGCGGCTCATGGTGCGCACCACGTTGTGCGGATCCACGCCCACAGACGTCTCGCCCGAGAGCATGACACCGTCCGCGCCGTCAAGCACCGCGTTGGCCACGTCGGATGCCTCGGCGCGCGTCGGACGCGAGTTCTCAATCATGGAGTCAAGCATTTGCGTAGCGACGATCACCGGCTTGGCATTCTCGCGCGCAATCTGGATCACGCGCTTCTGCACTGCCGGGACCTGCTCGAGCGGAATCTCCACGCCCAGGTCGCCGCGGGCAACCATCACCGCATCGAACGCGAGGATGATGGATTCCAGCGCGTCCACAGCCTCGGGCTTTTCAAGCTTGGCGACGACAGGCACACGCCGACCGACCTCATCCATGATCTCGTGGACCTGCTCCACATCCGCCGGAGAACGCACGAACGACAGGGCGATAATGTCCACGCCGAGCTCCAGGGCGAAGCGCAGATCAGCCTTGTCCTTCTCGCTCAGCGCCGGCACGGAGATGTCCATGCCCGGAAGCGAGACACCCTTGTTGTTGGACACCGGGCCGCCCTCGGTGACGCGGCAGACCACGTCGTTGCCGTCAACCTCGGTGCAGACCAGGCCGACCTTGCCGTCGTCCACGAGCAGGCGGTCGCCCGGCTTCGCGTCCTGGGCGAGCTGCTTGTAGGTGGTGGACACGCGGTCGTGCGTGCCTTCGACGTCGTCCACGGTGATGCGGACGGTCTCGCCGGTTTCCCAGTAGGTCTTGCCGTCGCCTTCGAAGCGGCCGAGGCGGATCTTCGGGCCCTGCAGGTCCGCCAGGATGCCCACGGCGTGGCCGGTCTCGTCGGTGGCCTCGCGGACCCAGCGGTAGTTCTGCTCGTGGTCCGGGTAGTCGCCGTGCGAGAAGTTCAAACGCGCCACGTCCATGCCGTCGCGCACGAGTCCCAAAATCGCATCCTTGCTGGCTACAGCCGGGCCGAGGGTGCAGACGATCTTTGTCCTTCTATCCACGTGTACCAACCTCGTTGTCTTCGGTGTTGTCGCTGTTGTCGTCGGTGTCATTCGTGTTCTTCAGCGCCCCACGGTACTCCCGATCCTGGGAGTCTGCCGTGGACGAGCGGTTGTACTCCGGGTCCACCTCCTCCGGGGTCTCCCTGCCCTTTTGCAGTATGAAGAAGATCACCACGGCGACGATGAACAAGATGGCGGACACCCACGTGTTCACGCGCAGGCCGAGGATCAGGTTCGCCTCGTCGCGGCGCATGAACTCGATGAAGAAGCGGCCCAGCGTGTAGCCGGCCACGTACAGCCAGAACACACGGCCGTGGCCGAGGCGGAAGCGGCGGTCAGCCCAGATGAGCACGAAAAACACCGCCACGTTCCAGATCAGCTCGTAGAGGAACGTCGGGTGCACGCTCGCAATCACCTCGCCAGTGGAGCGGCCCGTCAGCGGGGCGTACTGGCCGGCTTCGTTAACGCGGTAGTAGATGTCCAGCGCCCACGGCACATTCGTCTCCGCGCCGTAGAGCTCCTGGTTGAAGTAGTTGCCCAACCGGCCGATGCCCTGGGCGAGGATCACCGACGGCGCGATCGCGTCCGCAAGCGGTGCAATCGGCAGCCCCTTGCGCCGCATCATCACCCACACTGCCAGAGCGCCGAGCGCGACCGCGCCGATGATGCCAAGTCCGCCGGCGGTGATGTTGAAGGCCTGCCAGGGGTTTTTGCCTTCGCCGAAGTACTTCTGGTGGTCCGTGATCACGTGGTAGAGGCGCCCGCCGATGATGCCGGCCGGGATGACCACAATCGCCGCGTCCCACACCGTCTCCGGGTCGCCGCCGCGCGCCTTATAGCGGCGCAGCGAGACCGCCATCGCGACGATGATGCCGGTGATGATGCACAGCGCGTAGGCGCGGATGGGAATGGGACCGAGGTACCACACGCCCTGCGGCGGCGACGGGATGTTAGCCAAGTTCAGCGTTTGCACGCCAAACAGTGTGCCATTTAGCGTCGCGACGGGCACGCGGGGTGCTGGCCTGCGGTGGCTAGCGAGCGCGTCGCCGAGAGCACATCGCCCGCGGCCATGACGGCCTCCGCCGCGAGCACCGCGTCCGCGCCGCAGGAGGCTGCGTTGATCAGATCGCGCGGGGTGGACACGCCGCCCAGACTAATTTTGATTACCTCGCTGGGAAGACCGGGCGCGATCTCGGCGAAGGCGTTGCGGTTCAAATTGTTGGTGTCGAAAGTCCAGGAGTTCACCGCCACAACGGTTACGCCCGCACGCAGCGCTCGGTCCGCTTCCTCCGGGGTGCGCACCTCCGCCACTGCGGCCATGCCGAGGGACTCGGCGCGGTCTAACAGCGCCTCGAAGCGGGCCTGATCCAAGATGCCCACCTGCAGCGGGATGGCGTCGGCGCCGTAGCAGCGGGCCTCGTGAATCTGGTACGGGTCCACGATCACGTCGCGGCACACCATCGGCAGTTCCACCGCTGCCCTGGCCTGGGCCATGTCCGCCAGGGAGCCGTCGAAACGCAACCGCTCCGTCTGGCACGCGATGAGGTGGGCTCCGCCGGCTTCGATGTTTTGCGCCAGCGCCTCGATGCTGGAATGCCCCGCGCCGGTGGGACCGAAGACCGGAGAGTTGCGCTTGATCTCCACGATCACGCTGCAGCCATGACGCAAAAGCGCCGCCCGAGTGTCCCGGGTCGGCGCCATATCGCGCGAGCGCGCTTTGATCTCTTTGAAGGAAACGGCGGCCTCACGCTTGGCAACGTCGCGAAGCACACCAGCGACGACATCGTCGAGTGTGCTCGGTGCCGGCATGGCTACCTCCCAGTTGCAAGGGGCCTGGCCTTATCACGGATAAGGCTAGCGGGTGGACTTCGAGGATCGGAAATCCGGTCCGCCCCCGCCGCCGCGCGGATCGGTCGGATCGATGTCTGCGCTGATCGCGTCCCACAGCACGCGGCCGGACTGGGGGTCCTCCTCCAAGTCCTCGCGCACCTTCTCCCGGCGCACCGTTTCCTTCTCGTACTTGTTCTGCCGCGGCGAATCCTCGCCCGGCCGCGCGACCAGCAGCGCCCCGCCGGCCAGTCCGAGCACCGCTGCCAACAGCGCCAACCCGGGGCCGAGCGCTTGCGTCGTGGTGGAGGTGATATCCGCCCACTGCGCAATCGCCGGCGCGAAACTGCCCTGCTGAGCCTCGTCCGCGCCCGCCGTGAGCAGGGCGTGCACACGCTCCGGGTCCGCCCCGCCAACCAGCAAACGCACCGCCGGCACCGCCAGGCCCACGGACGCCGCTGCGCAGATGGCGCCGATGACGCGGCGGCCGAGGCGTCGTAAAGCAAATGCCGCGACCATCCCTGCGATCAGCAGCACCGCAATGGCGCCGGTCTCCGTGGACCAGTCCGCGCCGTTGACACTTGCCTCGCCGCCGCCGGAGATGTCGTCGACGAATTCCGCGCGCACCCAATCCATCCGCGAGCTGATCCAGGTCAGCGCGCCCGCGACACCAAGTGCGACCGCCCCTTTGCGGGCGGCCTTCTTGTCTGGCTGTGCAGTTTTAGTCATGCGTTAAGCCTCCTTACCCGCATCATTTTGGACCGTTTGTAGCGCCTCCATCACCGCGGCGTGGGCTGTGGCGGTGCCCACCACAGCCCCTACCTTGTCGGGCTCCCACGGCGTGCCGTCGCCGGCGGTGGCCACCGCTCCCGCGCTGCGCGCCAGCAGGATGCCCGCGGAGTTATCCCACACGTGAGGCGAGAAACTCACCGCGGCCTGGTAGATACCTTGTGCCGCAAACGCGAGGTCGATGCCCACCGAGCCGGAAATCCGCGGGCGCAGGTGTGCCCGGGCCAGCTCGCCGGCCAGGTTCAAACGCTGGCTGGTCGGCATGCGTCTGCGGTCGCGGGAGTGCAGGGAGCCGACGCCCACGTGCGGCGCGGACGAGGCAGCACTCACCGGCGGCAGCGCCGCGCCGTTGAGGTGCACCGGCTCGCCGTCGATGGCTGTCATGCGCATCTCCAGCAGCGGCGCGTCCACCACCGCCACCACCGGCTGCCGCTCCACCAGCAGGGAGACCAGGATCGCGCAGTTGGGGTTGCCGGTGGAATAGTTCGACGTGCCGTCGATGGGGTCCACCACCCAGCAGGCGTGCTCGTCCAGTTCGCCGCCCTGCTCCTCACCGAACACGCCGATGCCGGTCGCGCCGGTGAGCTTGTCGCGCAGCAGCTCCTCTACCGCCAGGTCCGCGGCGGTAGCGAAGTCGCCAGAGCCTTTGTGCAGGGCGGGCGCGGCGCCGAGTTCGTTGACGAAGATCTCGCGGGCAGCGTCAACCGCCGCCTCCGCGGCCTGCAGGTGCCCCATCAGCTCCGTGGCATCCGTCATCGTGCTACCCAAGCTGGGCGATCCAGTTTCGCAGCACGCCGGCACCAGCCTCGCCAGAGGCCTCGGGGTGGAAACGTGTCGCCCACAGTGGGCCGTTTTCCACCGCGGCGAGCACCTCGCCCACCCAGCTCAGCTTGGGGTAGGCAATGAACTCGTCCTCCTGCAGCTCGAAGTCGCGGGCGCCGGTAGCTGCGTTGAACTCGAATTCCTGCGCGCCGTCGAGCATCAGCGAACCCTGAGCAGGCGCAACCTCCGCGCGTTCAACGGGGGCCTCAAGCTTCTCGACGCCTCCCGGCCACTCCCCGAACCCAGCCGCGCCATCCGCGCCCCGCTCGAACAGCGCGTCCATGGCGGCGCCAACGACAAGCACCGGGCGCGAACCGGCGAGGCGCTGCCCCACAACGCGGTCCGCCTGGGCTTTGCGCAGAGCCCGCAGCGCTTCGGCGGCATCGCCGGAGGCGGCAATAACGAGACCATCCGCGGCGACGGCGCTCGCCGGGTCAGAGGTAACCTCCGCGTCCACGCCTTCAGCCCGCAACGCAGCGTGCAGCGCCGCCACAGCGGGATCCGCGCCCGCAAACGGGTCGAACACCGCAACAGCGGCAGTTTTCGGGCTGGAGGTTGTCTCGCTCATAGGTGCGTAGTGTAGCCCCCGCGCTGCCTACTGGCGCTTGCGCGGGTAGGGCCGCGGCACCTGCACCGACTTCAGGCGCGCGGACAGGTTGTTCACTTCCACCACGCGGTGGCGGCCCAGCTGGCGGTCCAGCAGCGTAATTGCCAGGCCGATGGTGATCACGGCAGACGCGATGCCGAACACCGGGGCAAACGCCATCTGCGCCACCAACATGCCGTAGAACGTGGAGCCCAAGCCGGTGCCGCCGTCGAAGCCGATGTTCCAGATCGCGGAGGCCTCCGAGGTCTTGTGGCGCGGCAGGCGGTAGAACAGCATCGTCAGCGCCTCGTTTTGCACTCCGCCGAAGCCGGCGCCGTAGAACAGCGCGGCGATGAGCATGGTCCACGCGGGCAGCTCCATGGACAGGATCATGGCCATCAGCGCCACACCGACAGCGGCGATGATCTGGCACGGGATAATGACGGTGCCCGGGTAACCGCGGCGGTCCATGATGCGGCCGGCGACGTAGCGCGAGACCATCGCGGCGAAGTTGAGGACGGAAAGCATCACGCCCGCCAGCGCAGCGCCCGACACCGGGTCGAGCGCGCGCATGGACACCGGCAGGAAGTTCGTGATCGCGCCGTATGCGGTGGTGACAAACATCAGGGCGAGCGCCGGCACGAGCGCGAGGTGCCACATGGGCACGCGCACGCTTTGCTGCGTTTCAGCGTCCGGGTCCGCCGGTGGGATGGGCGGGATAGCCAGGCAGGCCACCAGCGAAACCGCGCCGATGGAGGCGGCGATCACGTACACCGCGTCGTAGCCGATTTTGTCCACCAACGCCAGACCGGACGGCAGCGCCACCATCTGCGCCAGGCCCACGACCATGCCGAAGATGCCGGTGGCGCTGCCCAGCAGGCGCAGCGGGACAAGCTCGGCGATGATGGCGGCTTCCGCCACGGACAGCGCACCGAAGCCGATGCCGCGGATCGCACTGACGGTCAACAGCGGTACGGCGTCCATGCCGAGCATGTAGCCGAACGCCGGGATGCCCAGCAGCAGCGAGGAGATGGCCAACACCCAGCCGAAGCCGAACGTCTTCAGCGCCTTTGGGGTGAAAATTTGGGTGACCACGGTGGCGAACATGAACACGCCGGTGGAAAGCCCTGCCAGGGAGGCTGGCTGGCCAGCGTCGATCACCGCCGTGGGGACCACAGGCAGCAGCAACGCCCACGCCGCGAAGGCCGAAGCCACGGCCACGAGCACCGGGATCAGGCCCCGGGCGCGCCACACGTTGGTCAGCGATTCAACTTCCCCACGGGTCAGCGGCTGTTTGGACCATGCCATCTCACATCACCTCCATAAGCGCGAGGGCTGCGAAGAGCAGGGCCATGACAGCTAGAAGCGCAAGCACCGCGGTAAATGCACGGGGTGCTCCGCGTTGATAGCTGGACCAGACTCCGCCGACGAGAAGCCCCGCCACAAGGCTGAGCACCACCACCAAAATCGGATTCCCGACAGCGGACACCGCAAAGACCTCCTTCGCAACCAAGTCGATTCGGCCGTCATTGTAGACGCTGCATAGGAATCCATGGACGCTGCCTTCACAGTGGGCGTTATGCTCGCTGTATGGGAAAGCACGCTGCACCGGCGGGCCCTCAGCGCCCCGGCGAGGTCACTCTCGAGCGCGTCGCTGCACTGCTGGAGAGCCTCGGCTTCGAACCGCTGGTGCGCCCGGACCGCCTGGTCATCGGCGCGCATGCCTTCACCGTGGCCTTGTGGGTGGATTACTCGCGCCCAATGGCGCTGGTCATCGACACTGCGGAGCGCATCCCCACCGACTTCGAGCATGCGATGGCGCTCGCCCGCTTCATTAACACCTGGAACCACGACCGGGTTGGCCCGTGGGCGAGCTACCGTCTGATGGAGTCCGGGGATCTGTGCGCGCGCATGCGCCGCGGCGTGCACATCAAGCATGGGCTTAGCGACGATCAACTGGCCGCCGAATTGTTAGACACACTCGAGCACGCTGCTGCGTTTTACCGGCGGCTGCGCGAACGATTCTTGGACGCGGGCCTGGACCAGCCCCTGCCGCCGCAGCTGATGCGCGCCCAGGACACTGACCTGCTGCTGGGCCGGCATCCCTTACTGCGTCACTTGCCGCGCGGCGGGCGGCAGGAGGTGTCCACCGCACCGGAGCTCTACCGCGAAGTGGAGGGGCCCGCAGGTGAGGTCGCGCCGGTTGGCGTGGGCGATCTCACCGATGCGTTGGAGCAGCTCGAATTCCGCTACGGTGTCGGCGAGGACGGCGTGATCGCCACCGGTGTCAACGGCGTGCCGTTCGCGCTGACTATCGAAGGCGAACCGGGACCGCGCTACGCCCGCGTGACAGGCATGTGGGACACCGGCCGCGACGCCCTCGACGCGTTCTTGCCGCTGTGGCTGGTGTGCAACGACGTTAACGAGCGCACGTGCGCCACGGCCGCTTACCTGCACGAATTCGACGGGACCGCCCACATGCACGCCGAGTCCACCATGCTCGTGGCTGAGGGCGTCGCGCCCGGGCAGGTCAGTGAATTCGTCATCTCTGCGATGGCGGCGTGCCTGGCGGCCATCGACCACGTCAGTCAGCAGACGGCCGGCCAGTCGGTGGTGGATTGGCCCGGCAGGCGCTAGCTAGCGCTCTTGCCTGGTGTAGGCCAAAAGGTTGGCGGTCCAGTACACCAGCACGGCCGCGAACGGGCCCGCTGCCCAGGCGACGCCTGGTCGCACGGGCGGCACCATGGTCAACGTGTCGCCGTCCGAAAGCGCATCGGGCGACGGCAGGGGGTGCATAAGTCCCACGAACCATCCGCCGAAGATGTAGAGCGCCACGGCAGCTACCGCGCTGACGATTCCGGCCCAGATCAGCCAGGCCACAGACCCACGGACTTTCCCGCGCTGCGCGGCAAACAGCGCCACCGCCGCCACCACAACACCGGCCAGGGTGGTCAGCAGAGCAAACGAACCGAAGCCCGCGAATTCGGCGTTGGCGGGGCTTTCCGCCTGATCCACCCGCAAACCGCCGCCTTCAACCACGCCGATGTATGCGGGCCGCACGAGCGCCCACACCCCGCCGCCGAGGATGCCCAAAACACAACCGAGCGCCAGGAGCCCAGCTCCGGCGCTCAGTGCGGATCTACGGTTTAGTTGCACAGCTTCCAGCGACCGTCTTCCTTCTGGAAGATCATGGTCGAGGTTTCCTCACCGTGCTCGCTCCTCGCGGTCAGGCTCGCGGACGCGCGGTCACCGTCGATACGCACATCGTCCAGGCTGACCTCCGTCTCCGGCAGCTCGATGCCCTGGCCCTGCTCCTCGGCGAGGCGGCTGGCCTCCTGGACCTGCTCCAGGCTCATGCCCTGGCGCTCAAGCTCCTCGAGCATCGGCTCGGTGACGGCCTTGCACGAGTTCTCCAAGATGGTCGGGGTCCAGTCTGCAAACGATCCCGGGTTGAGCACGGCGCGGGCGGTATCTTCCATCTCCCGGCGGTCGTCCTCGCTGCCTGCCTCACCGTTGGCCAGCGGCTCATTGGTGTTTTCCGGCATGCCGTTTTCAAACGGGTTGGCCAGTGTCGGCGGCTGCTCCTCGTCGCCCTGTGCCTGGTTGGACTTCTGCTTGTCGTCCGACTTGTCTTCCTTCTTCTTTTCCTTCTCGGAAGTCTTCGAGGTCTTCTTTTCAGACTTCTCGGGCTTTTCAGACTTCTCGGACTTCTCCGCAGAGGCTTCCGTGGAAGAGTTAGCGGCAGACGCCTCAGGCGCCTCGGCGGCGGTGGACAGACCGCCGGAGGTTCCTTCGTCGTCGGACCCGCACGCGGTGAGCGGGAGTACGAGGGCGAGCGCCGCCGTCGTCACTGCCAAGCCCTTCTTCGTTTGCAACTTCACGGTATACCTGTACCTCTCGTTGTCGGACCCGCCCGGAAATTCGGTGCGGGCTGGCACCAGCGACTGTTCTTCGGCATCAGTACATGCAGTCGCGGTGAAGATCCATTCAGAAATAGTACCAACTACTCACTGTTGCACTCGTTGGACATCTATATAAGCATTCTGGAGGGTTTCTGTGAGGTTACGTAAAGCCATTTCGGCCGCCGGTGACCGTTGTGCGTCTATGTTGGAGGAATGCAACTAACCCGTGAGCGCATCACCGAAGCGGCGTTGACCATCCTCGCCGAGTACGGGCTCGCGGACGTGTCCATGCGCCGGGTAGCCACCTCACTTTCGGTCGCGCCCGGAGCGTTGTACTGGCACATCTCCAACAAGCAGGAACTCATCGCCTCCATGGCGGAAGAGATTGTGCAGGTGCTTATCAACGGCCCCCTGCCGGACCCCGCATGTTTGAGCCGCGAGCTGCGTGACGCACTGCTTTCCACCCGCGACGGCGCGGAGGTCGTCGTCGCGGCGGTGAGCCAGCCCGGTTCGCAGGTGCAAAAGGAGTTGGAAACCAGGTTCGCGGCATCGGTGAGGACGTGGCTGGGCGAAGCGGCGTCGGAAAGCAATGTGCGCATCGCCGCCAGAGGCTTGCTGCGACTGACCTTGGGCGACGCTGCGGTGCAGCAATCCGCCGCGCAGCTGGCGCAGGCCACTGGCGCGCCTGCGGAGTCGGACGGCGCAGGCGAGCACGCCGCGGCAGTGGCCTTCCTGCTCGACGGCCTAAAGCGAAGTGTCTGAGGGGGCACTAAGCTGTGACCCCATGAGTGAGACCATCGTCTGGCCCGGTTCTTCTTACCCCCTGGGCTCCACCTTCGACGGCGCAGGCACGAACTTCGCACTGTTCTCCGGCGTCGCGGAGAAAGTGGAGCTCTGCCTTATCGACGACGACGGGGCGGAGACCCGCATCCCGCTGGAGGAAGTGGACAACCACGTCTGGCACGCCTACCTGCCCGGAGTGAGCCCGGGCCAGCGCTACGGCTACCGCGTGCACGGGCCGTGGGACCCGCACAACGGCAAACGCTGCGACCCGAACAAACTGCTGGTGGACCCGTACGCGCGCGCCTTCGACGGTGAATTCGACCAGCACTCCTCACTGTTTTCCTACGACGTGCACGCCGACGAGCCGGGCACCGGCCGCAACGAGGAGGACTCGTTGGGCCACACGATGCTGTCCGTGGTGATCAACCCGTTCTTCGACTGGGGCGATGACCGCGCGCCGAAGATCCCGGAGGGCGAGTCCGTCATCTACGAGTGCCACGTCAAGGGCATGACGCAAACCCACCCCGGTATCCCGGAGGATCTGCGCGGAACCTACGCCGGCATGTCGCACCCGGTGATGGTGGATTACCTCAGGGACTTGGGCGTCACCGCCATCGAGCTGCTGCCGGTGCACCAGTTTTTGCAGGATGACCGCCTGCGGGACCTAGGCCTGCGCAACTACTGGGGCTACAACACGTTCGGCTTTTTCGCCCCGGAGAACAACTACGCCTCCTCCACCGCGCCCGGTGATGCGGTGGCCGAGTTCAAGCAGATGGTGCGCACGTACCACGAGGCGGGCATCGAGGTCATCCTGGACGTGGTGTACAACCACACCGCCGAGGGCAACCATATGGGCCCGACCATCGCTTTCCGCGGCATCGACAACGAGGCGTACTACCGGCTGGTGGACGACGACAAGTTCCACTACATGGACTACACCGGCACCGGAAACTCCTTCAACGTGCGCTAC harbors:
- a CDS encoding excinuclease ABC subunit UvrA, with product MPGIEVRDAHLHNLRNVDVDIPRGTLVAVTGVSGSGKSSLAFGTIHGEGQRRYLESVAPFARRLIGSAVDPQVGSVEGLPPTVALEQSTSSGGARSTVGTVSALSNSIRLLYSRAGDNPKGLYSDSFSPNTPEGMCPTCQGTGVVHEPTEESMVPDPTLSIEDGAIKAWPGAWAGKNFHDILATLGYDLDSPWQELPKEDREWILFTEERPVVTVKPLRGEDQIQRNYKGTWRSVASYLTNTLAETQSDTLRKRVLSYMESRVCETCHGRRLNPEALKVTYAGMPIDELGALPLDKVYEVLAAQDPSEGSAEDLLLKQILPALQSALDLGLAHLSLDRPAPTLSAGELQRIRLSAQLRSGLFGVAYVLDEPSAGLHPAERGAVLDICRRFIDAGNSVLLVEHDMELVAQTDYLVDVGPLAGERGGEVVYAGPTSEYTGDAPTARALANRAFSLNDDPRSATGALALSGVSARSIEGVDVSFGMGQFTAVAGVSGSGKSTLVSTVLAGVLREAASTVVDEEDEAADGAGAGEVGWNVDKQEGFEAVSRVVQITQKPIGRTPRSTLATYTGLFDGVRKLFAGTDEAKQRKWTVSRFSYNVKQGQCPTCGGAGKIEVELVFLPGSYTTCPDCGGARYNDETLEVTWEGLTIAEVLELTVDEAADVFADEPKILRAVETLQAVGLGYLRLGQGAPELSGGEAQRIKLATELQRSRNSRRGHTVYLLDEPTTGLHPADVSLLVQELNSLVDAGQTVIVVEHDLSVIAQADRVIEMGPGAGAEGGQIVATGTPAELAERDTATGKVLAERSA
- a CDS encoding TIGR02234 family membrane protein codes for the protein MTKTAQPDKKAARKGAVALGVAGALTWISSRMDWVRAEFVDDISGGGEASVNGADWSTETGAIAVLLIAGMVAAFALRRLGRRVIGAICAAASVGLAVPAVRLLVGGADPERVHALLTAGADEAQQGSFAPAIAQWADITSTTTQALGPGLALLAAVLGLAGGALLVARPGEDSPRQNKYEKETVRREKVREDLEEDPQSGRVLWDAISADIDPTDPRGGGGGPDFRSSKSTR
- a CDS encoding indole-3-glycerol phosphate synthase TrpC, with translation MPAPSTLDDVVAGVLRDVAKREAAVSFKEIKARSRDMAPTRDTRAALLRHGCSVIVEIKRNSPVFGPTGAGHSSIEALAQNIEAGGAHLIACQTERLRFDGSLADMAQARAAVELPMVCRDVIVDPYQIHEARCYGADAIPLQVGILDQARFEALLDRAESLGMAAVAEVRTPEEADRALRAGVTVVAVNSWTFDTNNLNRNAFAEIAPGLPSEVIKISLGGVSTPRDLINAASCGADAVLAAEAVMAAGDVLSATRSLATAGQHPACPSRR
- a CDS encoding imidazole glycerol phosphate synthase subunit HisH, which encodes MSETTSSPKTAAVAVFDPFAGADPAVAALHAALRAEGVDAEVTSDPASAVAADGLVIAASGDAAEALRALRKAQADRVVGQRLAGSRPVLVVGAAMDALFERGADGAAGFGEWPGGVEKLEAPVERAEVAPAQGSLMLDGAQEFEFNAATGARDFELQEDEFIAYPKLSWVGEVLAAVENGPLWATRFHPEASGEAGAGVLRNWIAQLG
- the pyk gene encoding pyruvate kinase codes for the protein MDRRTKIVCTLGPAVASKDAILGLVRDGMDVARLNFSHGDYPDHEQNYRWVREATDETGHAVGILADLQGPKIRLGRFEGDGKTYWETGETVRITVDDVEGTHDRVSTTYKQLAQDAKPGDRLLVDDGKVGLVCTEVDGNDVVCRVTEGGPVSNNKGVSLPGMDISVPALSEKDKADLRFALELGVDIIALSFVRSPADVEQVHEIMDEVGRRVPVVAKLEKPEAVDALESIILAFDAVMVARGDLGVEIPLEQVPAVQKRVIQIARENAKPVIVATQMLDSMIENSRPTRAEASDVANAVLDGADGVMLSGETSVGVDPHNVVRTMSRIVRSAETMGSVPPLNHIPRTKRGVVSYSANDIADRLNARAIVTFTTSGDTARRVARLHPDLPLLVFTPVQQVRSQLAMTWGAETFLCEQVHSTDDMIKVVDRQLLAMEQYKEGDTMVVVAGTPPGVAGTTNTIHVHQLGEDTRNP
- the lgt gene encoding prolipoprotein diacylglyceryl transferase; this translates as MNLANIPSPPQGVWYLGPIPIRAYALCIITGIIVAMAVSLRRYKARGGDPETVWDAAIVVIPAGIIGGRLYHVITDHQKYFGEGKNPWQAFNITAGGLGIIGAVALGALAVWVMMRRKGLPIAPLADAIAPSVILAQGIGRLGNYFNQELYGAETNVPWALDIYYRVNEAGQYAPLTGRSTGEVIASVHPTFLYELIWNVAVFFVLIWADRRFRLGHGRVFWLYVAGYTLGRFFIEFMRRDEANLILGLRVNTWVSAILFIVAVVIFFILQKGRETPEEVDPEYNRSSTADSQDREYRGALKNTNDTDDNSDNTEDNEVGTRG
- a CDS encoding inositol monophosphatase family protein — its product is MTDATELMGHLQAAEAAVDAAREIFVNELGAAPALHKGSGDFATAADLAVEELLRDKLTGATGIGVFGEEQGGELDEHACWVVDPIDGTSNYSTGNPNCAILVSLLVERQPVVAVVDAPLLEMRMTAIDGEPVHLNGAALPPVSAASSAPHVGVGSLHSRDRRRMPTSQRLNLAGELARAHLRPRISGSVGIDLAFAAQGIYQAAVSFSPHVWDNSAGILLARSAGAVATAGDGTPWEPDKVGAVVGTATAHAAVMEALQTVQNDAGKEA